In Candidatus Zixiibacteriota bacterium, the sequence GGGGATGTCATCACATTCCCGCGCTCATCCAGAACGACAGTAACACTATCCGGCTTGATGGTTGCTAGAAGCCTCTCCGATTCCGCTTTTATCACCTGCTCTTTTTTGTCGTCGCCGGCCTGTTTCTCTTCTTTGACAGTGATCTCCGAGAGCGTAGCATAGCGAGAGAGCAGTTTGTCGAAATGGTCGATACCTTCAGAGATCCAGCTGGTCTTGATCTTACCGACTGTTACAAAGCGGATATGAATCATTCCGATTCGATGATTTTAATGACGGCGTTCCGACTGCGGGGACCGTCGAATTCACAAAAGAAAATACCCTGCCAGGTGCCCAGAACAAGACTGCCGTTTTCGATGATGACAGTCACCGATGAGCCCATAAGGGAAGCCTTGATATGAGCGGCCGAATTGCCCTCGGCATGGCGGTAGCTATCTTCCCAGGGAAAGCGTTTATCGAGGCTTGTGATGATGTCCTCGCGGACGGCTGGATCGGCGTGTTCGTTAATCGTAATGCCGGCCGTGGTGTGGGTTACATAGACGACCGCCAGCCCATTTTTGATAGTAGAGTTTGAAACGGCTTGTTTGACCTGGGAGGTAATATCCTTGAACTGTGTATGACTCTCGGTTTTGACACCAATTTTTTTTATCATTTAAACAATGCCTCCACGAAATCATTGCGGGAGAACTCGTCGAGATCCTCGATCTTCTCCCCCAGGCCGACGAACTTGACGGGCACATCGAACTGGTCGGCGATAGCTACCACGATACCGCCCTTGGCGGTGCCGTCCAGCTTGGTCAGAACCAGCCCGGAGAGAGTCAGGTTGTCATCGAAGACCTTAACCTGCCGGACACCGTTTTGGCCGGTGGTAGCATCGATCACTAGCAGGGTTTCATGCGGTGCGCCTTCCAGAGCTTTGCCGATCACTCGTTTGGTTTTTTTGAGTTCCTCGAGGAGATTGACCTTGGTGTGAAGCCTTCCGGCTGTGTCGATCAGGACGACATCGATATTGCGTCGCGTAGCGGCCTGCAGTGCATCATAAGCCACCGCCGCGGCATCACCGCCCGGATGCGACTTGACTATCTCACAATCTGCGCGCTCAGCCCAGATTTCAAGCTGTTCGATAGCGGCCGCGCGGAATGTGTCAGCCGCCGCCAAGAGCACGGACTTACCGCGTTCTTGAAAATACTTGGCCAGTTTGCCGATTGTCGTGGTCTTGCCGGTACCGTTTACCCCGACGATCATGATCACGAATGGTTTCTGTTCAACTTCGAAAAAACTTTTGGGAGCGCCATTGGAAGAAAATATCTTCTCGATTTGCCGTTTGAGCAGATCGTAAATCTCTTCACTGCCTTCCGGTTTTTCGGTCCGGTTAGCTTCTTTTAGCCCCTCGATGATCTTCTGGGTTGTGGCCACGCCGATGTCCGACTGGATCATGATCTCCTCTATTTCTTCCAGGAAATCGTCGTCGATTTTGTTGTACATCCCGATCGTACTGCGGATTTTCGAAACCAGGTTTTCCTTGGTCTTCTTCAACCCGTCGACCAGCCTCTTGAATGAGAACTTCATTTGGTAACCTCAACTCCTTCATCAGTTTCAATCCGGTCGTCCTGTTCAGTTTCAATCACTGCATCATCATTCGCGGGTTCGTCCGTGAGTTCGTCCCGGTCAACCTTTTCGATAAGTTCAACCTGTTCCACACCTCGTTTGAGATTGACAGATACAACCTGCGACACTCCCGGTTTCGACATGGTGATACCGTAGAGCGTCTCGGCCGCTTCCATAGTCAGCTTGTTGTGGGTGATTATAATAAACTGGGTGTTCTCAGTAAAGCGCTTGATCAACTTCAAAAAACGCCCGATGTTGGCATCATCCAGGGGTGCGTCGACTTCATCGAGAATACAAAACGGCGAGGGTTTGACCATGTAAAAGGCGAACAAAAGCGAAAGCGCGGAGAGCGCACGTTCCCCTCCTGAGAGCTGATGGATCGAGAGCAGTTTCTTGCCCCGCGGACGGGCGGAGATGTGGATTGTGGCCTCGAGCGGATCGACGTTTTCATCGAGCCTGAGGTTCGCTTCTCCACCCTCGAACAGTTCACAGAAAACGTTCTGGAAGTTTTCACGCACAATCTTGAAAGTCTCAATGAATTTTTTGCGCGCCGTGGAGTTGATACGCGAGATCGTCAGGCGCAGGTCTTCCTTGGCCTTGTTGAGGTCTTCGATCTGGTTTTTAAGGAAATCCGCCCGTGAACGGGTTTGATCATATTCCTCCAAAGCCAGCAGGTTGACCGGGCCGAGTTTCTGGAGCCTGTCTTTTAAATCGTTAAGCTCAGATTGCGAATCCGCCCTTTCCTCATCGGAAAGATGAATCACCCGTGACTGTGCGTTCAGGTCGCAGTCGTAGCGCTCGGAAGTATCGGACAGGAGCGTTTCCTTCTGGGTCGCCAGGCTGTTCAGCTTCAGGTCGATAGTGTGAAGATTACCTGACAATTCCTCGAGACGGGCGCGCAGTTGTTTCAGGCGTTTGTCGTACTCATTGAATTTTGCATCGATTTCAGCGATCTC encodes:
- a CDS encoding 23S rRNA (pseudouridine(1915)-N(3))-methyltransferase RlmH — encoded protein: MIHIRFVTVGKIKTSWISEGIDHFDKLLSRYATLSEITVKEEKQAGDDKKEQVIKAESERLLATIKPDSVTVVLDERGNVMTSP
- a CDS encoding YjbQ family protein, producing the protein MIKKIGVKTESHTQFKDITSQVKQAVSNSTIKNGLAVVYVTHTTAGITINEHADPAVREDIITSLDKRFPWEDSYRHAEGNSAAHIKASLMGSSVTVIIENGSLVLGTWQGIFFCEFDGPRSRNAVIKIIESE
- the ftsY gene encoding signal recognition particle-docking protein FtsY, coding for MKFSFKRLVDGLKKTKENLVSKIRSTIGMYNKIDDDFLEEIEEIMIQSDIGVATTQKIIEGLKEANRTEKPEGSEEIYDLLKRQIEKIFSSNGAPKSFFEVEQKPFVIMIVGVNGTGKTTTIGKLAKYFQERGKSVLLAAADTFRAAAIEQLEIWAERADCEIVKSHPGGDAAAVAYDALQAATRRNIDVVLIDTAGRLHTKVNLLEELKKTKRVIGKALEGAPHETLLVIDATTGQNGVRQVKVFDDNLTLSGLVLTKLDGTAKGGIVVAIADQFDVPVKFVGLGEKIEDLDEFSRNDFVEALFK